A single Micrococcales bacterium DNA region contains:
- a CDS encoding D-ribose ABC transporter substrate-binding protein has product MKKKLLVALVAAALITIGGCSSGNDDKPSGGGGGDNNAAGGYVAIITTVLDNPYWSAEANTAKEQLEALGYTTSIDAHNNDPQKQSELIDAALSKKAVAIVLDPAGAKESIGVVQKATDAGVPVFLINAEIEAEGIAKAQIIANNAQGAELGGQYFAEQMEGKGDFVELYGNPTDNNAPVRSDAYKSVFANYPEMNLLQTETANWVREEGAAKMEVLLTAHPDIKGVISGNDEMALGAIAAIEKLGKVPGKDIIVMGFDGSPDAVEAIKAGKLLGTVLQPIVAETEELVKQLDNFLKTGETGAGSEKQAMDCVLIIPDNIEQYGMFSMDQ; this is encoded by the coding sequence ATGAAGAAGAAGCTACTAGTCGCCCTTGTGGCCGCCGCGTTGATTACGATTGGCGGTTGCTCTTCGGGCAACGACGACAAGCCATCGGGTGGAGGCGGCGGCGACAACAATGCCGCGGGCGGCTATGTTGCCATCATCACCACGGTGCTGGACAACCCCTACTGGAGCGCTGAGGCCAATACGGCTAAAGAGCAGCTCGAGGCTCTGGGCTACACCACATCGATTGACGCCCACAACAACGACCCGCAAAAGCAGTCAGAACTGATTGATGCGGCCCTGTCCAAGAAGGCGGTCGCTATTGTTCTCGACCCGGCTGGGGCCAAGGAGTCAATTGGTGTTGTGCAAAAGGCGACCGATGCCGGCGTGCCAGTATTCCTGATCAACGCTGAGATCGAGGCTGAAGGCATTGCCAAAGCTCAGATCATCGCTAACAACGCTCAAGGCGCCGAGCTGGGCGGGCAGTACTTTGCCGAGCAAATGGAAGGCAAAGGTGACTTTGTCGAGCTATACGGCAACCCGACCGACAACAACGCCCCGGTGCGTTCTGATGCCTACAAGTCCGTCTTCGCTAACTATCCGGAAATGAACTTGCTGCAAACCGAAACGGCCAACTGGGTCCGTGAGGAAGGCGCCGCCAAGATGGAGGTGCTGCTAACCGCGCACCCGGACATCAAGGGCGTTATTTCTGGTAACGACGAAATGGCACTGGGCGCTATCGCCGCCATCGAGAAGCTGGGCAAGGTTCCTGGCAAAGACATCATCGTGATGGGCTTTGACGGCTCACCTGATGCAGTCGAGGCCATCAAGGCCGGCAAACTGCTGGGCACTGTCCTCCAGCCGATCGTGGCTGAGACCGAGGAACTGGTCAAGCAGCTCGACAACTTCTTGAAGACTGGCGAGACCGGCGCTGGCAGCGAAAAGCAGGCTATGGACTGCGTGCTGATCATTCCAGACAACATTGAGCAATACGGCATGTTCTCAATGGATCAATAG
- a CDS encoding sugar ABC transporter ATP-binding protein produces the protein MTTLQDEIVLSARGITKEYGGIRALKGVDFDARRGKVTTLFGENGAGKSTLMKILFGVEPRTAGTLTLRGEEVDFASTTEAEDAGIAMIHQELNLAQNMTVRDNVFLGRELRTKAGVVDKDRESRIVRELLARLEENIDPSTLVGELRLGQQQIVEIASALLSDAQVLIMDEPTSALSAPEVEVLFRVIDELTREGVAVIYISHHLEEALHVSDYTVIFRDGELVAQAPAEDIDLTWVIEKMVGRAVDDSRRLAPKIEHGDELLSIENLVVADPLTAGRNVVDNVSIKVHAGELVCVYGLMGAGRTEMMEAVAGRMAIDSGRVRLRGEDLAKVSIGERISRGLCLVPEDRQRDGLIPILSIGRNMVLASIRAFTRWGLLRRSQEAQSIARGKSVTQVKMESPKELIGSLSGGNQQKVVVSKVLLTDPTVIILDEPTRGIDVAAKAEIFQLLVGQAKKGVGVLYVTSEISEALTYSHRIIVMSRGRIVREFDGRTATREAVMAAAGENVAVLDAVGDGEERK, from the coding sequence ATGACGACGCTGCAGGACGAGATTGTCCTTTCGGCGCGTGGCATCACCAAAGAGTACGGCGGTATCCGCGCGCTGAAAGGGGTTGATTTTGACGCCCGCCGGGGTAAGGTCACAACCCTTTTTGGTGAGAATGGCGCCGGCAAGTCAACTTTGATGAAAATCTTGTTTGGGGTGGAGCCACGCACGGCTGGCACTTTGACGCTGCGGGGTGAAGAGGTCGATTTCGCCTCGACCACTGAAGCCGAAGACGCCGGCATTGCCATGATCCACCAGGAACTCAACCTGGCCCAGAACATGACGGTGCGTGACAACGTTTTCCTGGGCCGCGAGCTGCGGACCAAGGCTGGCGTGGTCGACAAGGACCGCGAAAGCCGGATTGTCCGTGAACTGCTGGCCCGCCTGGAGGAGAACATCGACCCATCCACCTTGGTGGGCGAACTGCGGTTGGGGCAACAACAAATCGTCGAGATCGCCAGCGCCTTGCTTTCAGACGCCCAGGTGCTGATCATGGACGAGCCAACCTCGGCCCTGTCAGCGCCAGAGGTCGAGGTGCTTTTCCGGGTGATTGACGAGCTAACCCGTGAAGGCGTGGCCGTCATTTACATCTCGCACCACCTAGAAGAGGCCCTGCACGTCAGCGACTACACCGTCATTTTCCGCGACGGCGAACTGGTGGCCCAAGCTCCGGCCGAGGACATCGACCTAACCTGGGTGATCGAAAAAATGGTGGGCCGGGCGGTCGATGACTCTAGGCGTTTGGCACCAAAAATCGAGCACGGTGACGAACTTCTCTCGATCGAGAACCTGGTAGTGGCCGATCCGCTGACGGCCGGGCGCAACGTGGTTGACAATGTCTCGATCAAGGTCCATGCCGGTGAGCTGGTCTGCGTCTACGGCCTGATGGGGGCCGGGCGCACCGAAATGATGGAAGCGGTGGCCGGCCGCATGGCGATTGACTCAGGCCGGGTGCGGCTGAGGGGTGAAGACCTGGCCAAAGTTTCGATTGGCGAGAGGATTTCCCGGGGGCTGTGCCTGGTGCCGGAGGACCGGCAGCGCGACGGACTGATACCGATTTTGTCAATTGGCCGCAATATGGTGCTGGCTTCGATCAGAGCCTTCACTCGGTGGGGGCTGCTGCGCCGGTCCCAAGAGGCCCAATCGATCGCCCGGGGCAAGTCCGTGACTCAAGTCAAAATGGAATCCCCCAAGGAACTGATCGGTTCGCTATCTGGCGGCAACCAGCAAAAAGTGGTGGTCTCGAAAGTCTTGTTGACCGATCCGACCGTCATCATCCTCGACGAGCCAACCCGAGGCATCGACGTAGCCGCCAAGGCCGAGATCTTTCAGCTCTTAGTTGGCCAAGCCAAAAAAGGCGTTGGCGTGCTTTATGTGACCAGTGAAATCAGCGAGGCCCTGACCTACTCGCACCGGATCATCGTGATGTCGCGTGGCCGGATTGTGCGCGAGTTCGACGGTCGAACAGCCACCCGCGAGGCCGTCATGGCGGCGGCCGGCGAGAACGTAGCAGTCCTTGATGCTGTTGGGGACGGTGAGGAACGCAAATGA
- a CDS encoding sugar phosphate isomerase/epimerase, with translation MPHTAANWPIVAAMLPFPGAKADGTKVQDAGIEEWVDAFKEVADAGFTMADLTDSWIRPGDLSSSRLDELLEAGREAGIELPAISVIRQSVIDQRLGEANLAYSHRTLEAAAQLGVEVVSFGLHQALSPEQQKQLWFWTVEGYKDPDDPEMWDLAVRRLRELGQHALDIGLLVSLEMYEDTYLGTGDSAVRLLQDIALPNVGINPDVGNLVRLHRPIDDWRETYRTVLPYTNYWHIKNYMRDENIARNQYVAMPATLETGVINYRAIVSEAVAAGFQGIICTEHYGGDGLSVCATNQAYLRRHALPKRAGYSMGASQVAQSRQDLTRAEG, from the coding sequence ATGCCGCACACCGCTGCCAACTGGCCCATTGTGGCTGCAATGCTGCCGTTCCCAGGCGCCAAAGCTGATGGCACCAAGGTGCAGGACGCTGGTATCGAAGAGTGGGTAGATGCCTTCAAAGAGGTGGCGGACGCGGGCTTCACCATGGCGGACCTGACCGACAGTTGGATCCGCCCAGGGGATCTCAGCTCGAGTCGCCTGGACGAGCTGCTTGAGGCGGGGCGTGAGGCTGGGATCGAGTTGCCGGCCATTTCCGTCATCCGGCAAAGCGTGATTGATCAGCGCCTAGGTGAGGCGAACCTGGCCTACAGCCACCGCACTCTCGAGGCCGCCGCTCAACTGGGTGTCGAGGTCGTCTCATTCGGGCTGCACCAAGCCCTTAGTCCTGAGCAGCAAAAGCAGCTCTGGTTCTGGACGGTTGAAGGCTACAAGGATCCTGATGACCCGGAAATGTGGGATCTGGCGGTGCGGCGCCTGCGCGAGCTGGGCCAACACGCCCTGGACATAGGTTTGCTGGTCTCCTTGGAGATGTACGAAGACACCTACCTAGGTACAGGCGACTCAGCCGTGCGCCTGTTGCAGGACATTGCCCTGCCCAACGTCGGCATCAACCCGGATGTCGGTAACTTGGTCCGGCTGCACCGGCCGATCGACGATTGGCGTGAAACCTACCGAACGGTGCTGCCCTACACCAACTATTGGCATATCAAGAACTACATGCGAGACGAAAACATCGCTCGAAACCAATATGTGGCCATGCCTGCGACCTTGGAGACAGGTGTCATCAACTATCGGGCCATTGTGAGCGAGGCTGTGGCAGCCGGTTTCCAAGGCATTATCTGCACCGAACACTATGGCGGGGATGGGCTCTCTGTCTGCGCCACCAACCAGGCCTACCTCCGCCGCCACGCTCTGCCTAAGCGAGCCGGCTACTCGATGGGCGCGAGCCAAGTCGCCCAGAGCCGCCAAGACCTGACCAGGGCCGAGGGCTAA
- a CDS encoding zinc-dependent alcohol dehydrogenase family protein has protein sequence MRTVVFEAVGKLALVERPEPEIGPKDVLVKAAAVGMCGTDIHVFDGEFEGTIYPLVPGHEATGEVVKVGEAVKGLAPGDHVAVNPSTTCGECEYCLNGQANLCSAWNGLGVVASDGACQELFAAPATNAYKLKPETDLFQAALIEPLGCAIRGYDLLPRRMGQHYLIYGSGTMGLIMAQLAPRAGAVSVTIVDTNPERLKTARELGFDLAFESADDAPATGWDIVIDCTGTIAAIEDGLKRVKAGGTFQNFGVAPAEAFADYSPFRIYRGEVTINGSMAVHNSFGRAVDMFEAGALNPGPMISNSFTLEDYSKALDMFRSGQGRKLQIRPNDTESKVFVS, from the coding sequence ATGCGGACAGTTGTATTCGAGGCAGTAGGCAAGCTAGCCCTGGTCGAGCGGCCAGAGCCGGAGATCGGCCCAAAGGACGTCCTAGTCAAGGCCGCGGCTGTGGGGATGTGCGGTACCGACATCCACGTATTTGATGGCGAGTTTGAGGGCACGATTTATCCTTTGGTGCCCGGCCACGAGGCCACCGGCGAGGTGGTCAAGGTTGGCGAAGCGGTCAAGGGGCTGGCTCCCGGTGACCATGTGGCCGTCAATCCCTCAACCACCTGCGGAGAATGCGAATACTGCCTCAACGGCCAGGCCAACCTTTGCAGCGCCTGGAATGGACTTGGTGTGGTCGCCTCTGATGGCGCCTGCCAGGAACTGTTTGCCGCACCGGCCACCAACGCCTACAAGCTCAAGCCGGAAACCGACTTGTTCCAGGCCGCCTTGATAGAACCCCTGGGCTGCGCCATTCGCGGTTACGACCTGTTGCCCAGGCGAATGGGCCAGCACTACTTGATTTACGGCTCGGGCACTATGGGCCTGATCATGGCCCAACTTGCACCGAGGGCCGGCGCGGTCAGCGTGACGATTGTCGACACCAACCCCGAGCGGCTCAAGACCGCCCGTGAACTGGGCTTTGACCTGGCGTTTGAAAGCGCCGATGACGCCCCGGCGACAGGTTGGGACATTGTCATCGATTGCACCGGCACAATCGCAGCCATTGAAGACGGGCTCAAGCGGGTCAAGGCCGGTGGCACCTTCCAGAACTTCGGCGTGGCCCCGGCTGAAGCCTTCGCCGATTATTCGCCCTTCCGTATTTATCGCGGTGAAGTCACCATCAACGGCTCAATGGCTGTGCACAACAGCTTTGGCCGGGCGGTCGACATGTTCGAGGCCGGCGCCCTCAACCCCGGGCCTATGATCTCGAACTCCTTCACGCTGGAGGACTATTCAAAGGCTCTGGACATGTTCAGGTCTGGTCAGGGCCGGAAGCTGCAGATCCGCCCCAATGACACCGAGTCCAAGGTGTTTGTCTCCTAG
- a CDS encoding GntR family transcriptional regulator, protein MDARPIGMRGRPNNRKIAPRRVLADVVYDHLLALLVDGELSAGSSLNIDALAAEMEVSQSPIREALARLEVTGLVMRTPLKGYWVAPMLTTEELVELMDARLVLEPVNAYLACKRVEDELVADLDQSISDFENAPRGRTFSEFRSYWQADEHFHMLIAQAAKNRFLLSAYTALGGHLHRFRLFAGLGVTDAELAIHEHQKVRDAFAASDAGLARDAMREHLVGVKSRAVSESLALG, encoded by the coding sequence ATGGACGCTCGACCAATTGGCATGCGCGGTCGGCCGAACAATCGGAAAATCGCCCCGAGGCGAGTTCTGGCGGACGTCGTCTACGACCACCTGCTCGCCCTGCTGGTTGACGGGGAACTATCTGCTGGCTCGTCCCTCAACATCGATGCGCTCGCGGCCGAGATGGAGGTATCGCAGTCCCCCATCCGCGAAGCCCTGGCTCGGTTAGAGGTAACGGGCCTGGTCATGCGCACTCCACTGAAGGGCTACTGGGTCGCCCCGATGCTCACCACCGAGGAGTTGGTCGAGCTTATGGATGCCAGGCTTGTGCTCGAACCGGTCAATGCCTACTTGGCCTGTAAGCGGGTTGAAGACGAGCTGGTGGCAGATCTTGACCAGTCAATATCCGACTTTGAGAACGCTCCGCGTGGCCGGACGTTTTCTGAATTCCGCTCCTATTGGCAGGCCGACGAGCACTTCCACATGTTGATCGCCCAAGCCGCCAAGAACCGCTTTTTGCTTTCGGCCTACACCGCCTTGGGCGGCCACCTGCACCGCTTTAGGCTGTTCGCCGGTCTTGGCGTAACTGACGCAGAACTTGCGATCCACGAGCATCAAAAGGTTCGTGACGCCTTCGCCGCTTCCGACGCGGGTCTGGCCCGAGACGCCATGCGTGAGCATCTTGTGGGTGTCAAATCACGGGCTGTCTCCGAGAGTCTGGCGCTGGGCTGA
- a CDS encoding DUF2291 domain-containing protein: MPTRKGASRRWVKRAITVGVVAVLVAGMLLNTKFISSTDSEAYAGHQFSAEEYANENFESDIVPAVLTRAVPATELYAQLETDLDEAGAAHGGRDGTSAWGFPVTFQGVAGEANEVNGQMPVTVDGLPDTLSVLVQMGPPIIGTALRDVTGQISFGMFINQTEFQQVAQAFNQKVRESVLQESKAADLVGKTVEVTGAFSADKWETVWMVVPLEIKVVQG, translated from the coding sequence ATGCCAACACGGAAGGGCGCATCGCGCCGCTGGGTCAAGCGGGCGATAACCGTTGGCGTCGTAGCGGTCTTGGTGGCAGGGATGCTGCTGAATACGAAGTTCATCTCTTCGACCGATTCTGAGGCCTACGCTGGGCACCAATTCAGTGCCGAAGAGTACGCCAACGAGAACTTCGAATCGGATATTGTGCCGGCTGTGCTGACCCGGGCGGTGCCCGCGACCGAACTCTACGCACAGCTAGAGACCGACCTTGACGAGGCCGGCGCCGCCCACGGCGGGCGGGACGGCACCTCGGCTTGGGGCTTTCCGGTGACCTTCCAAGGCGTCGCCGGCGAGGCCAACGAGGTCAATGGGCAGATGCCAGTGACGGTGGATGGTCTGCCAGACACTTTGAGTGTCCTGGTACAGATGGGGCCGCCCATTATTGGCACGGCGCTGCGTGATGTCACCGGCCAGATCAGCTTTGGCATGTTTATCAACCAAACTGAATTCCAGCAAGTGGCCCAAGCCTTCAACCAGAAAGTGCGGGAGTCGGTTCTCCAGGAGTCGAAGGCAGCGGATTTGGTCGGCAAAACCGTCGAAGTGACCGGGGCTTTCAGCGCTGATAAGTGGGAGACGGTCTGGATGGTAGTGCCACTGGAAATCAAGGTGGTCCAAGGATGA
- a CDS encoding dihydroxyacetone kinase subunit DhaK, protein MTFIFNDPKNFYDELIEGFVAAYPSRVVRVPGGVARATATPEGQVAIVIGGGSGHYPAFAGLVGPGLAHGAAMGNVFASPSAQHVYDVAKAAEAGGGVLLTYGNYAGDCLNFDEAEARLNAEGVPCKTVTVTDDISSAEPADWAKRRGIAGDLCVFKAAGWAAEQGWSLDQVFEFATLANSRTRSFGVAFTGCTLPGADEPLFTVPKGLMGVGMGIHGEPGLSEQPIGTAVEMAKMLVDGLLAETPEGANEGRVAVMTNGLGSVSYEELFVIHGAIDALLRD, encoded by the coding sequence ATGACTTTTATCTTCAATGACCCAAAGAACTTTTACGATGAGCTGATCGAGGGCTTCGTTGCCGCCTATCCCAGCCGGGTGGTGCGCGTGCCGGGCGGTGTGGCCCGGGCTACGGCCACACCCGAAGGCCAGGTGGCGATTGTGATTGGGGGCGGCTCGGGCCACTATCCGGCCTTCGCCGGCCTAGTTGGCCCCGGCCTGGCGCATGGCGCGGCCATGGGCAACGTCTTCGCCTCGCCATCGGCCCAGCATGTTTACGATGTCGCCAAAGCCGCAGAAGCTGGCGGCGGCGTCCTTTTGACTTACGGCAACTATGCCGGGGATTGCCTCAACTTTGATGAGGCTGAGGCCCGCCTCAACGCTGAAGGCGTGCCCTGCAAAACGGTCACCGTAACCGACGACATTTCCTCAGCTGAACCAGCTGATTGGGCCAAACGCCGCGGTATTGCCGGCGACCTGTGCGTCTTCAAGGCGGCCGGTTGGGCGGCCGAACAAGGTTGGTCACTAGACCAGGTCTTCGAGTTCGCCACGCTGGCCAATTCGCGCACCAGATCGTTTGGCGTGGCCTTCACCGGCTGCACACTGCCCGGCGCTGACGAACCACTATTTACAGTGCCGAAGGGCCTGATGGGCGTGGGCATGGGCATCCACGGCGAGCCCGGACTTTCCGAGCAGCCCATTGGTACAGCCGTCGAGATGGCCAAGATGCTGGTGGACGGCCTATTGGCGGAGACGCCTGAAGGCGCCAACGAGGGCCGGGTGGCCGTTATGACCAACGGCCTGGGGTCTGTCAGCTACGAGGAGCTTTTTGTTATCCACGGTGCCATCGACGCCCTGCTCAGGGACG
- a CDS encoding 3-hydroxyacyl-CoA dehydrogenase family protein, whose product MGGGIAQVVALAGMDVVIADVNEETTRANYDRLITECGDFEAAGLFPDGSKDKLGAHLSIAASIEEAVATADFIEEAIYEVIEPKHETLRAICAAARPDAVIGSNTSTISITKLAQAVTNPGRFLGVHFSNPAPFIPGVELIPHPGTAPSTIAVAEAVVAATGKQSARLKDQTGFVLNRLQYALFTEACRLAEEGIATVEDIDTIARTTFGFRLPFFGPFAIADMAGLDVYQFCYENLGATFPDRFVAPNILSNLVAKGKLGTKAGAGFLNVPADRTPALIAYRNKAYARMQQLIDELGPAPLD is encoded by the coding sequence ATGGGTGGCGGAATTGCCCAAGTTGTGGCGTTGGCCGGGATGGATGTTGTCATCGCCGACGTCAACGAAGAGACAACTCGGGCCAACTATGACCGGTTGATCACCGAATGCGGTGACTTCGAGGCCGCCGGGTTGTTCCCAGACGGGTCAAAGGACAAGCTTGGCGCACACCTGTCGATTGCTGCCTCCATCGAAGAAGCCGTTGCCACAGCGGACTTCATCGAAGAGGCTATCTATGAGGTCATCGAGCCAAAGCACGAAACCCTGCGGGCCATTTGCGCGGCGGCTCGCCCTGACGCAGTTATCGGATCGAACACCTCCACTATCTCGATCACCAAGCTGGCCCAGGCCGTGACGAATCCGGGACGTTTCCTCGGGGTGCATTTCTCCAACCCGGCCCCCTTTATCCCCGGCGTTGAGCTGATTCCGCACCCTGGTACGGCCCCATCAACCATTGCCGTAGCTGAGGCCGTGGTCGCTGCCACCGGAAAACAGAGCGCCCGGCTCAAGGATCAAACCGGTTTTGTGCTCAACCGCCTGCAATACGCCTTGTTCACCGAAGCCTGCAGGCTGGCCGAGGAGGGTATCGCCACCGTCGAGGACATCGACACTATCGCCCGGACCACCTTTGGCTTCCGGCTGCCATTCTTTGGCCCCTTTGCCATTGCCGACATGGCCGGCCTGGATGTCTACCAGTTCTGCTACGAAAACCTAGGCGCGACCTTCCCTGATCGTTTTGTCGCGCCAAACATCTTGAGCAACCTGGTGGCCAAAGGCAAGCTCGGGACCAAGGCCGGTGCCGGCTTCCTCAACGTGCCGGCAGATCGCACCCCGGCGCTAATTGCCTATCGAAACAAGGCCTACGCGCGAATGCAGCAGCTCATCGACGAACTAGGCCCAGCCCCACTCGACTGA
- a CDS encoding NAD(P)-binding domain-containing protein, translating to MALPRRFEVGLTADGFGADGNSIFGDLALERLDAAGIAWRILPEMVDRVTPEAIRGLDAVLAFAHLKADRALALASPQLGLIARFGAGYDGIDLDGLAREGVAVTNTPIAVRRPMAMVAITYILALAHQLMPNHRAVVLGDWTAARGSHRGLGLSGRVLGVIGYGGIGQDVANLGKGLGLSVVASEPSASACRRAEANGVPVLPLSQLAAQADFVVVCASLTDETRHLIDGPFIDKMKASAFLINIARGEVVDSTALRQAVMSRRIAGAGLDVFDPEPPAPGEPLLTSDQVLWSPHCLAWTDDFTEAVSASVIGAIVDAANGRRPAHVLNPSVFETGWRLESRMSSQSSELPTVG from the coding sequence ATGGCACTTCCGCGTCGCTTCGAGGTCGGCCTGACTGCCGACGGCTTTGGCGCGGACGGCAACAGTATTTTCGGGGACCTGGCTTTAGAGCGACTCGATGCGGCTGGCATCGCTTGGCGCATCCTGCCTGAAATGGTTGACCGGGTCACCCCGGAGGCAATCCGCGGGCTCGACGCCGTCTTGGCCTTTGCACACCTCAAGGCCGACCGAGCGCTGGCCTTGGCCTCCCCGCAGCTAGGGCTTATTGCCAGGTTTGGGGCGGGCTACGACGGCATTGACCTGGACGGTTTGGCGCGTGAGGGCGTGGCCGTCACCAACACGCCGATCGCCGTGCGCCGTCCGATGGCGATGGTCGCCATCACCTATATCCTCGCCTTGGCCCACCAGCTGATGCCCAACCACCGGGCAGTGGTTTTGGGCGATTGGACGGCTGCCCGAGGCTCTCACCGAGGTCTTGGCCTCAGTGGCCGAGTCCTGGGGGTAATTGGCTATGGCGGGATTGGCCAGGATGTGGCGAACTTGGGGAAGGGTTTGGGGCTGTCGGTTGTGGCTAGCGAGCCCTCTGCGAGTGCCTGCCGGCGGGCCGAGGCCAACGGCGTGCCCGTATTGCCGCTGTCCCAACTGGCTGCCCAAGCCGATTTCGTGGTTGTCTGCGCATCGCTGACAGATGAAACAAGACATCTCATCGACGGGCCGTTCATCGACAAGATGAAGGCATCGGCCTTCTTGATTAACATTGCCCGCGGCGAAGTAGTCGATTCAACAGCACTGCGCCAAGCTGTGATGTCTCGGCGCATCGCTGGCGCCGGACTGGATGTCTTTGACCCTGAACCGCCCGCACCGGGCGAGCCCCTGCTAACTTCCGATCAGGTTCTGTGGTCACCCCACTGCCTGGCTTGGACAGATGATTTCACCGAGGCGGTCTCGGCCAGCGTCATCGGCGCCATCGTCGACGCCGCCAACGGCCGCCGCCCGGCTCATGTGCTTAACCCCTCGGTCTTCGAGACCGGTTGGCGGCTGGAGTCAAGAATGTCTTCCCAGTCCAGCGAACTACCAACTGTAGGCTGA
- a CDS encoding ABC transporter permease, whose translation MSETVTAKGRKRIDLGSLMIEGRSLIALVLIIVLFTTMSKNYLTPDNLIVMTRHVAINAIIALGMLLVILTGGIDLSVGSIVGLSGMVAGWCLQGISLPWGNTTAYPAVWVVVVISLAVGTLCGLVNGVMVTRFKVAPFVATLGMMYIARGAAMLITDGKTFPRLQGSPDLGNTGFSQIGLGSILRIPMGVWIMVAVAIAAYALLSLTPFGRWVYAVGGNPRAAELSGVPVKKVETRVYVLCGFASAIVGLIIASELTAATPQTGQFYELNAIAAVVIGGAALSGGRGSVRGTLVGAFVIGFLSDGLVIVGVSTFWQMVIKGLVIIAAVALDQFQQGLKRRGGAGTGEAPTSAGGSAEPPPRTAEPSTDAS comes from the coding sequence ATGAGCGAAACAGTGACGGCCAAAGGGCGAAAGAGGATTGACCTCGGATCACTAATGATCGAGGGTCGTTCCCTGATCGCGCTGGTCCTCATCATTGTGCTGTTCACGACAATGTCGAAGAACTACCTGACACCCGACAACCTGATCGTCATGACCAGGCATGTCGCAATTAACGCCATCATCGCTTTAGGTATGTTGCTGGTCATCTTGACCGGCGGGATTGACCTCTCAGTCGGCTCAATTGTTGGTCTATCCGGCATGGTGGCCGGCTGGTGCTTGCAAGGTATCTCGCTGCCGTGGGGTAACACCACGGCCTACCCGGCGGTTTGGGTGGTCGTTGTCATCTCGTTGGCAGTTGGCACACTCTGCGGCCTCGTAAACGGCGTGATGGTAACAAGGTTCAAAGTTGCACCTTTTGTGGCCACCTTGGGCATGATGTATATCGCCCGGGGCGCAGCCATGTTGATTACCGACGGCAAAACCTTCCCCCGCCTGCAAGGTTCGCCAGATCTGGGCAACACTGGTTTTTCGCAGATCGGCCTGGGTTCTATCCTGCGCATCCCAATGGGGGTCTGGATCATGGTGGCCGTCGCCATCGCCGCCTACGCATTACTGTCCCTGACGCCGTTTGGGCGCTGGGTCTACGCCGTGGGTGGCAACCCCCGGGCCGCCGAGCTTTCCGGCGTCCCGGTGAAAAAGGTGGAAACCCGGGTCTATGTGCTCTGTGGTTTCGCCTCAGCCATCGTTGGCCTGATCATCGCCTCCGAGCTAACCGCCGCCACGCCGCAAACCGGCCAGTTCTATGAGCTGAACGCCATTGCGGCTGTGGTCATTGGCGGCGCCGCCCTTTCCGGTGGCCGCGGTTCGGTGCGTGGCACTTTGGTCGGGGCCTTCGTTATTGGCTTCCTATCTGACGGCCTGGTGATTGTGGGCGTTTCAACGTTCTGGCAAATGGTCATTAAGGGCCTAGTCATTATCGCAGCCGTGGCACTCGATCAGTTCCAGCAAGGCCTCAAGCGGCGGGGTGGCGCTGGAACCGGAGAGGCGCCAACTAGCGCTGGTGGGAGCGCCGAGCCTCCACCGCGCACCGCCGAGCCGTCAACCGACGCCTCGTAA